A genomic window from Bradyrhizobium lupini includes:
- a CDS encoding sulfatase-like hydrolase/transferase yields the protein MASAPNPGPSATTAVLASVAALGIWRLLAVAAPHLAALVLMYETETDFGARLSFVLAWGILNFFWIALLRRPALSGALSLTMVVVLVLLSRLKHDVVQMTANFIDLMMIDRDTVAFLFTIFPNLRWSVIGAGLVTLPLMYALWWLDPFRIRRLPALASMLACLAALVGYSLYHPDEAWRGYYDDGYLSKFFRSGVSAVSDFAHYGFMESAASTNERLNMPLVDACHPAGRRPNIIMVHDESSFDIRAAQGIKVPAGYGSHFKSWDGKERAFLAESNGGPSWFTEYNVLAGLSSRSFGRFAYFVTRIATGRVERGLPLALRRCGYDTMSLYPAYGGFMAARSFQVTTGIERFLDSKDLGAKDVEPDSFFYDKALRLIGERTPNKPLFTFIYLGANHFPWETRFRPDLLPNWRAPGNVPSIDEYLRRQAMSAEQYNAFLAGLKKKFPGEPFLIVRYGDHQPEFAPGILEPGLDEGALGKKLDAYDPRLYATYYAIDAVNFEPVKSEAVMDTVDGPYLPLVIQEAAGIPLDPSFAEQKEIMLRCKGIFYGCKDGAEARRLNRLLIDAGMIRGL from the coding sequence ATGGCGTCCGCGCCCAATCCAGGTCCTTCTGCCACGACCGCCGTGCTGGCAAGCGTCGCTGCGCTCGGCATCTGGCGGCTGCTCGCGGTTGCAGCGCCGCATCTCGCGGCGCTCGTCCTGATGTACGAGACCGAGACGGATTTCGGCGCACGGCTCTCCTTCGTGCTGGCCTGGGGCATCCTCAACTTCTTCTGGATCGCGCTGCTGCGGCGGCCGGCGCTCTCGGGTGCGCTGTCGCTGACTATGGTCGTGGTGCTGGTGCTGCTGTCACGGCTGAAGCACGACGTCGTGCAGATGACGGCCAACTTCATCGACCTGATGATGATCGACCGCGACACGGTGGCGTTCCTGTTCACGATCTTCCCGAATTTGCGCTGGTCGGTGATCGGGGCCGGCCTGGTCACGCTGCCGCTGATGTATGCGCTGTGGTGGCTCGACCCATTCCGCATCCGTAGGCTACCGGCGCTCGCCTCGATGCTCGCCTGCCTCGCCGCGCTGGTCGGCTATTCGCTCTACCATCCGGACGAGGCTTGGCGCGGCTATTACGACGACGGCTATCTCTCGAAGTTCTTCCGCTCCGGCGTCAGCGCGGTCTCCGACTTCGCGCATTACGGCTTCATGGAGTCGGCCGCTTCGACCAACGAACGGCTCAACATGCCGCTGGTCGATGCCTGCCATCCTGCCGGCCGGCGGCCGAACATCATCATGGTCCATGATGAATCGAGCTTCGACATCCGCGCCGCGCAGGGCATCAAGGTGCCGGCCGGCTACGGCAGCCATTTCAAATCCTGGGACGGCAAGGAGCGCGCGTTCCTGGCCGAGAGCAATGGCGGGCCGAGCTGGTTCACCGAATACAACGTGCTCGCGGGGTTGTCGTCGCGCTCGTTCGGCCGCTTCGCCTATTTCGTGACGCGCATTGCAACAGGCCGTGTCGAGCGCGGCCTGCCGCTGGCGCTGCGCCGCTGCGGCTACGACACGATGTCGCTCTACCCCGCCTATGGCGGCTTCATGGCCGCGCGCAGCTTTCAGGTGACGACCGGCATCGAACGCTTCCTCGACTCCAAGGATCTCGGCGCCAAGGATGTCGAGCCGGATAGCTTCTTCTACGACAAGGCGCTCCGGCTGATCGGCGAGCGGACGCCGAACAAGCCGCTGTTCACCTTCATCTATCTCGGCGCCAATCATTTCCCCTGGGAGACGCGCTTCCGCCCGGATCTGCTGCCGAACTGGCGCGCACCGGGCAATGTGCCGTCCATCGACGAGTACCTGCGGCGGCAGGCGATGAGCGCCGAGCAGTACAACGCTTTCCTCGCGGGCTTGAAGAAGAAATTTCCCGGCGAACCCTTCCTGATCGTGCGCTACGGCGATCATCAGCCGGAATTCGCGCCCGGTATCCTCGAGCCCGGGCTCGACGAGGGCGCTCTCGGCAAGAAGCTCGACGCCTACGACCCACGTCTCTACGCGACTTACTACGCGATCGACGCCGTCAATTTCGAGCCGGTGAAAAGCGAGGCCGTGATGGACACGGTCGACGGCCCGTATCTGCCGCTGGTCATCCAGGAAGCCGCCGGCATCCCGCTCGATCCGTCCTTCGCCGAGCAGAAGGAGATCATGCTCCGCTGCAAGGGCATCTTCTACGGCTGCAAGGACGGGGCCGAAGCGCGCCGGCTGAACCGGCTGCTGATCGATGCGGGGATGATCAGGGGGCTGTAG
- a CDS encoding DUF1330 domain-containing protein: protein MPAYVIFDVEIRDLQQYQSFMLGVKPALEAAGARYLARGGAHKVYEGDWQPRRIVLLEFPSVAAWEAFYTGATYQGLKAVRDACSSARLVSVEGLD, encoded by the coding sequence ATGCCGGCTTATGTGATTTTCGACGTCGAGATCAGGGATTTGCAGCAGTACCAAAGCTTCATGTTGGGCGTGAAGCCCGCCCTGGAGGCCGCTGGAGCTCGATATCTGGCGCGAGGGGGCGCCCACAAGGTCTACGAGGGAGACTGGCAGCCCCGCAGGATCGTTCTGCTGGAATTCCCATCCGTCGCAGCCTGGGAGGCATTTTACACAGGCGCGACCTACCAGGGACTCAAAGCGGTCCGGGACGCTTGCAGTTCTGCCCGCCTGGTCAGCGTCGAAGGCCTCGACTAG